Proteins found in one Microbacterium sp. SSM24 genomic segment:
- a CDS encoding Rv3654c family TadE-like protein gives MPGTALAVGVMAAVAAVTLGLGAVSAASVYGQRLAGAADAAALAAADAASGAVTGVPCERADEVAAASGVVVSVCDVDALVATVTVSGGFGVFTATARARAGPAS, from the coding sequence ATGCCCGGCACGGCGCTCGCCGTGGGCGTGATGGCGGCGGTGGCCGCTGTGACCCTGGGCCTCGGGGCGGTGTCCGCCGCGTCCGTGTACGGGCAGCGCCTCGCGGGCGCGGCGGATGCTGCGGCGCTGGCCGCCGCGGATGCCGCCTCCGGGGCGGTCACGGGGGTGCCGTGCGAGCGCGCGGACGAGGTGGCCGCGGCCTCCGGGGTCGTCGTCAGCGTGTGCGACGTGGACGCTCTGGTGGCGACGGTGACGGTGTCGGGCGGCTTCGGCGTCTTCACCGCGACGGCGCGGGCGCGTGCCGGCCCAGCGTCATGA
- a CDS encoding TadE family type IV pilus minor pilin, with product MRPRPGDDRGSVVAEFAVALPAVALVLLLGAGVLAAGARHVRLQDAVSDAARLAARGESNDRVTAAITGAVPGARGAVDARDDLVCVTASASALLGIDVHATACALAGGL from the coding sequence ATGAGGCCGCGACCCGGCGACGATCGCGGTTCGGTCGTCGCCGAGTTCGCGGTCGCGCTGCCGGCGGTCGCTCTCGTGCTGCTCCTCGGGGCGGGCGTGCTGGCCGCAGGCGCCCGGCACGTGCGACTGCAGGATGCGGTCTCCGATGCGGCGAGACTGGCGGCACGCGGCGAGTCGAACGACCGTGTCACCGCGGCGATCACCGGTGCGGTGCCCGGCGCACGGGGCGCCGTCGACGCACGTGACGATCTCGTGTGCGTCACGGCATCCGCGTCCGCCCTTCTCGGGATCGATGTCCACGCCACGGCCTGTGCGCTCGCCGGAGGACTCTGA
- a CDS encoding DUF4244 domain-containing protein, with protein sequence MPRFVLPPLTARRAARLFAEANADDTGAATAEYAIATMAAVAFAGMLVVIMRSDEVRGILTDLVRRALTVA encoded by the coding sequence ATGCCCCGTTTCGTCCTTCCTCCGCTCACCGCCCGCCGCGCCGCCCGGCTGTTCGCCGAGGCGAACGCCGACGACACCGGCGCCGCCACCGCCGAGTACGCGATCGCCACGATGGCGGCCGTGGCCTTCGCCGGCATGCTCGTCGTGATCATGCGATCCGACGAGGTGCGCGGCATCCTCACCGACCTGGTCCGGCGCGCGCTCACGGTGGCCTGA
- a CDS encoding type II secretion system F family protein has protein sequence MRRLTRRSAQGADASAAAETVLRLAVLLQAGVAPARAWVHLADAGDPAAARVVEAMQGGASPAEAIGGAGESHTDGGAWSEIASAWRVATTVGAPLAESLRGLAAALRDAQEAADEVRVALAEPAGTARLMGWLPLVAVALGAALGFDTFGALFGHPLGLVCLGAGAALIVAAQRWTAALVRRARAEPGVAGHSAELLAIALSGGVSIDRATALVENCGAHPDPSTDGILSLSRSAGVPAVELLRASAVLARHRARVEGRLRAARLSSRLLLPLGVCTLPAFLLLGVAPMMLSVMSTMSFSL, from the coding sequence GTGCGCCGCCTGACGCGGCGGTCCGCGCAGGGGGCGGATGCCTCCGCCGCCGCCGAGACCGTGCTGCGCCTCGCCGTGCTCCTCCAGGCCGGAGTGGCGCCCGCGCGCGCCTGGGTGCACCTCGCCGACGCCGGCGATCCGGCGGCGGCGCGCGTCGTCGAAGCGATGCAGGGCGGCGCGTCGCCGGCCGAGGCGATCGGTGGAGCGGGGGAGTCGCACACGGACGGCGGTGCGTGGTCCGAGATCGCGTCGGCGTGGCGCGTCGCCACGACGGTGGGTGCGCCCTTGGCCGAGAGCCTGCGCGGGCTCGCCGCGGCGCTCCGCGACGCGCAGGAGGCCGCCGACGAGGTGCGGGTCGCGCTCGCCGAGCCCGCCGGCACCGCGCGACTCATGGGGTGGCTGCCGCTGGTGGCGGTGGCACTCGGCGCCGCGCTGGGCTTCGACACGTTCGGTGCGCTCTTCGGACACCCGCTCGGCCTGGTGTGCCTCGGCGCGGGTGCGGCCCTCATCGTCGCGGCGCAGCGGTGGACGGCGGCCCTCGTTCGGCGCGCCCGCGCCGAACCGGGCGTCGCGGGCCACAGCGCCGAATTGCTGGCGATCGCTCTCAGCGGCGGTGTCTCCATCGATCGCGCGACGGCGCTCGTCGAGAACTGCGGCGCCCACCCCGACCCGTCCACGGACGGCATCCTCTCCCTCTCGCGTTCTGCGGGGGTGCCCGCCGTCGAGCTGCTCCGCGCGTCGGCGGTGCTCGCGCGCCATCGTGCCCGCGTCGAGGGCCGCCTTCGAGCGGCGCGTCTCTCGTCGCGCCTGCTCCTGCCGTTGGGCGTGTGCACCCTGCCCGCCTTCCTCCTGCTCGGCGTCGCGCCGATGATGCTCAGCGTCATGTCGACGATGTCGTTCTCGTTGTGA
- a CDS encoding TadA family conjugal transfer-associated ATPase, which yields MPEPFIVQPRGTANPPAPDVVVVPGPVASAPASGSGGGGWMPRPTSQARARPPRHPSLEALATYLDDPAVTDLFVNGSAGLFVDRGSGPVAAPEWHADEDDVRDLAVALIALGGRHIDDASPAVDVRLDGGMRVHAVLPPVSAEGTAISIRVPRLDRPSLNALQESGAFDGAMRRTLEELVSRRENILVSGAAGAGKTTLLASLLGCADPRERIITIEDVAELRIDHPHHVRLEARQPNLEGAGAIGLARLVREALRMRPDRLVVGECRGEEVRELLSALNTGHDGGAGTVHANGLHEVPARLEALGALAGLDDRALARQVASAIGCVLHVERAPDGTRRLAAMGRPVVDDRGRLAIEEHACAA from the coding sequence ATGCCCGAGCCGTTCATCGTCCAGCCGCGTGGCACCGCGAACCCGCCGGCGCCCGACGTGGTCGTGGTGCCCGGACCTGTCGCGTCGGCGCCCGCGTCGGGTTCCGGGGGCGGGGGATGGATGCCGCGGCCGACCTCGCAGGCGAGGGCGCGACCGCCCCGGCACCCCTCGCTCGAGGCCCTGGCGACCTATCTCGACGATCCCGCGGTGACCGACCTCTTCGTGAACGGGTCGGCCGGCCTGTTCGTGGACCGAGGGAGCGGACCCGTCGCCGCGCCGGAGTGGCACGCCGACGAGGACGACGTGCGCGACCTGGCCGTCGCCCTCATCGCGCTCGGCGGACGGCACATCGACGACGCGAGCCCCGCGGTCGACGTGCGCCTCGACGGCGGCATGCGCGTGCACGCGGTGCTCCCGCCGGTGTCCGCCGAGGGCACCGCGATCTCGATACGCGTGCCGCGCCTCGATCGGCCGAGTCTGAACGCGCTGCAGGAGTCGGGCGCGTTCGACGGCGCGATGCGACGCACGCTCGAGGAACTCGTCTCGCGCCGAGAGAACATCCTGGTCTCGGGTGCGGCCGGCGCCGGCAAGACGACGCTGCTCGCGAGCCTGCTCGGCTGCGCGGATCCGCGCGAGCGCATCATCACGATCGAAGACGTCGCCGAGCTCCGCATCGACCATCCCCACCACGTCAGGCTCGAGGCGCGTCAGCCCAACCTCGAGGGCGCGGGCGCCATCGGCCTCGCCAGGCTCGTCCGCGAGGCGCTTCGCATGCGACCCGATCGCCTCGTCGTGGGGGAGTGTCGCGGTGAGGAGGTGAGGGAGCTCCTCTCCGCTCTCAACACCGGCCACGACGGCGGTGCCGGTACCGTGCATGCGAACGGCCTGCACGAGGTGCCGGCGCGGCTCGAGGCACTCGGCGCGCTGGCCGGCCTCGACGATCGGGCGCTCGCGCGGCAGGTGGCGAGCGCGATCGGCTGCGTGCTCCATGTCGAGCGCGCACCCGACGGAACCCGGCGGCTGGCGGCGATGGGGCGTCCCGTCGTCGATGACCGTGGCCGCCTCGCGATCGAGGAGCACGCGTGCGCCGCCTGA